Proteins from a genomic interval of Lolium perenne isolate Kyuss_39 chromosome 1, Kyuss_2.0, whole genome shotgun sequence:
- the LOC139836119 gene encoding uncharacterized protein, producing the protein MARRPGEILRSRSSRACAMGRKRKHGAALLAGRKRLRPEHASGDWASLPTDMVCLVTDRLLHIGDVVDYVVFRAVCSAWRASTPAPRERDPALMDPSLRQRDWIALCDGDSDRPDDAGDLDLFHTRTARRVRVRVPDLADHRIVGFSEGLLVLMHRSNAGIRVLNPLTRVAVDFPSLASVYPEAIKYPCAFLGMRAAVCTAASSIAVVVWCPYMDPVLAAEADSDHWEILHRELPVSNTLVFQGRLYATTTFSSLDVVQLYPPTPKRTSLDDLPVTVARAPKIDGRPVGYNILLVESRGQMLLVTRHYFAATSANIGAYSPDKWWQQISFGVYEVNLNSNGNDAKLTPVSCLLDRALFLSSYGCLSISAIDLPSLRANSIYFSEGYHPVLMHSLTTGLSEELSLECQIHDTYKRIRPSVRPFTIIDHLLTFCHPEEWTKGLMFHEYHYIPESFRELRNKIRSRNLALFTDSFHSKQFISLV; encoded by the coding sequence ATGGCTCGTCGACCCGGCGAAATTCTCCGATCGCGATCGAGCCGCGCTTGCGCGATGGGAAGGAAGCGCAAACATGGTGCCGCCTTGCTTGCCGGGCGCAAGCGCCTCCGGCCGGAGCATGCAAGCGGCGACTGGGCGTCTCTCCCCACCGACATGGTTTGCCTCGTCACCGACCGCCTCCTCCACATCGGCGACGTCGTGGACTACGTCGTCTTCCGCGCCGTCTGCTCGGCCTGGCGCGCCTCGACGCCAGCGCCGCGCGAGCGCGACCCCGCCCTGATGGACCCGAGCCTCCGCCAGCGCGACTGGATCGCGCTCTGTGATGGAGATTCGGACCGGCCGGATGACGCCGGCGACCTCGACCTGTTCCACACGCGCACAGCCCGGCGCGTCCGCGTCCGCGTCCCCGACCTCGCGGACCATCGGATCGTCGGCTTCAGCGAAGGCCTCCTCGTCCTCATGCACAGGTCCAACGCGGGGATCCGCGTGCTCAACCCCTTGACGCGCGTCGCCGTCGACTTCCCGTCGCTCGCGTCCGTGTACCCCGAGGCCATCAAGTATCCGTGCGCCTTCCTCGGCATGAGAGCTGCGGTTTGCACAGCGGCCTCCTCCATAGCCGTCGTCGTCTGGTGTCCATACATGGACCCAGTGCTTGCTGCAGAGGCCGACTCGGACCACTGGGAGATCCTCCACCGGGAGCTTCCCGTCTCCAACACCTTGGTCTTCCAAGGGCGGCTCTACGCCACAACCACGTTTTCCTCCTTGGATGTTGTGCAGCTCTACCCCCCGACTCCGAAAAGGACCAGCCTTGATGATCTTCCTGTCACTGTTGCTCGGGCTCCCAAGATCGACGGCCGCCCCGTGGGCTACAACATCCTCCTTGTCGAGTCCCGTGGACAGATGTTGCTCGTCACCCGGCATTACTTTGCTGCCACAAGCGCAAACATCGGGGCGTATTCACCTGACAAGTGGTGGCAACAGATAAGCTTCGGGGTGTACGAGGTTAACTTGAACAGCAATGGCAACGACGCCAAGCTGACGCCGGTGAGCTGCCTCCTTGACCGCGCGCTGTTCCTCAGCAGTTATGGATGTCTGTCCATCTCGGCCATCGACCTCCCTTCGCTGAGGGCCAATTCTATCTACTTCTCCGAAGGCTATCACCCTGTTCTCATGCACTCACTCACAACCGGTTTGTCCGAGGAGTTGTCGCTGGAGTGCCAAATACATGACACGTATAAGAGGATCCGCCCATCGGTGCGTCCATTCACCATCATAGACCATCTCCTAACCTTCTGCCATCCTGAAGAGTGGACCAAAGGGCTCATGTTTCACGAGTACCACTATATACCTGAATCTTTCAGGGAATTGAGGAACAAGATCAGGTCCAGAAACTTGGCATTATTCACGGATTCCTTCCATTCCAAGCAGTTCATCAGCCTAGTCTAA